In one Cloacibacillus porcorum genomic region, the following are encoded:
- the ilvD gene encoding dihydroxy-acid dehydratase, whose amino-acid sequence MNNSTDEIIKAKGLPSDAVVCGIDRGGHRSLLYSLGIEKEEMSRPFIAVVNSWNEIVPGCAPLREIASFVKRGISEAGGLPFEFCTIGVCDGLAQGHRGMSYSLPSREVIADSIEIMLKAHCFDGAVFLGSCDKIIPGMLMAALRVNIPSIFVQSGPMQNGCYKGQKLSMPSLREYTGKYFEAEITRAELEKIERCTMPTQGSCAMLGTANSMSCVVETLGLGLPMTATTPPFTSQKRQEAVTAGRIIVGLTREGRRPRDYVNKNSIENALKVGFAIGSSTNLVLHMSEIAREAGIDISLAEMDEISAATPYISKVHPSGTVPFNDLNAAGGVPAILQSLGDLLHGEERTVSGKSIKEIAEAADWEDKNIIRPRENPFHSSGSLKVLWGSLAPDGAVVKQSGVAENMRVHRGPAVVFENMEEAVEAVEHGRIEKGSVVVIRNEGPIGGPGMREMQLVTTLMVGTGLSDTTALVTDGRFSGATRGPCIGHISPEAALGGPIAYVRDGDIISIDLNKGTLDIEVDGDELRQRASASARKSRPAADGVLGSFVEHYLRKSEEKERCL is encoded by the coding sequence ATGAACAATTCAACGGATGAAATTATAAAGGCCAAAGGACTGCCCAGCGACGCGGTGGTGTGCGGTATCGACCGCGGTGGACACCGGTCGCTGTTATATTCACTCGGCATAGAAAAGGAAGAGATGTCGCGTCCCTTCATCGCCGTGGTAAACAGCTGGAATGAGATCGTTCCCGGATGCGCTCCCTTGAGGGAGATAGCCTCCTTTGTAAAGAGGGGGATATCCGAGGCGGGGGGACTTCCCTTTGAGTTCTGCACCATCGGCGTCTGCGACGGGTTGGCCCAGGGCCACAGGGGGATGTCCTATTCTCTTCCCAGCCGTGAGGTGATCGCCGACTCGATAGAGATAATGCTGAAGGCTCACTGTTTCGACGGGGCGGTATTCCTCGGCAGCTGCGACAAGATAATTCCCGGCATGCTGATGGCGGCGCTTCGCGTCAACATCCCCTCGATCTTTGTACAGAGCGGCCCCATGCAGAATGGCTGCTATAAGGGGCAGAAGCTCTCCATGCCCTCGCTGCGCGAGTATACGGGAAAATACTTCGAGGCGGAGATCACCAGGGCGGAGCTGGAGAAGATCGAAAGATGCACGATGCCCACGCAGGGCAGCTGCGCGATGCTGGGAACGGCAAACTCGATGAGCTGCGTCGTCGAAACGCTGGGGCTGGGCCTGCCGATGACGGCGACGACCCCGCCCTTTACATCGCAGAAACGGCAGGAGGCGGTTACGGCGGGCAGAATAATCGTCGGCTTGACGCGTGAGGGAAGGCGGCCGCGGGACTATGTCAATAAAAATTCCATAGAAAACGCCCTGAAGGTCGGCTTCGCTATCGGCTCTTCGACAAACCTCGTACTGCATATGAGCGAGATAGCGAGAGAGGCCGGCATCGACATCTCCCTTGCGGAGATGGACGAGATAAGCGCCGCCACCCCCTACATATCAAAGGTACATCCCTCCGGCACGGTCCCCTTCAACGACCTTAACGCCGCCGGTGGCGTGCCCGCGATCCTGCAGTCGCTGGGGGACCTGCTGCATGGCGAAGAGCGCACCGTGAGCGGAAAGAGCATAAAGGAGATCGCGGAGGCCGCCGACTGGGAGGACAAGAATATCATCCGCCCACGGGAAAATCCCTTCCACAGCAGCGGCTCGTTAAAGGTTCTCTGGGGCAGCCTGGCTCCTGACGGCGCGGTGGTGAAGCAGTCTGGCGTGGCGGAAAATATGCGCGTACATCGGGGACCGGCCGTCGTCTTTGAAAACATGGAAGAGGCGGTGGAGGCTGTCGAACATGGTCGGATAGAGAAGGGCTCCGTCGTCGTGATTCGCAACGAAGGGCCCATCGGCGGTCCGGGCATGAGAGAGATGCAGCTGGTGACGACGCTGATGGTGGGCACGGGGTTATCCGACACGACGGCCCTGGTCACGGACGGGCGTTTTTCCGGGGCGACAAGAGGCCCCTGCATCGGACACATATCCCCGGAGGCGGCTCTCGGCGGCCCTATCGCCTATGTCCGCGATGGAGATATAATATCAATTGATTTGAACAAAGGGACGCTGGATATAGAGGTTGACGGGGACGAACTGCGGCAGAGGGCCTCCGCGTCCGCGCGCAAAAGCCGCCCTGCCGCCGACGGCGTATTGGGAAGCTTCGTTGAACATTATCTGAGAAAAAGTGAGGAGAAAGAAAGATGCCTATAG
- a CDS encoding 2-hydroxymuconate tautomerase gives MPIAILNIIEGRDLEKKRALTNAVTEAICKSLDAPVQSVRVIINEMPKENYAIAGELICDREAAKH, from the coding sequence ATGCCTATAGCGATCTTGAATATCATCGAGGGAAGAGATCTGGAAAAGAAAAGGGCCCTTACCAATGCGGTCACCGAGGCGATCTGCAAATCGCTTGACGCGCCGGTGCAGTCCGTGCGGGTCATAATCAACGAGATGCCGAAGGAGAACTACGCGATCGCTGGAGAGCTGATCTGCGACAGGGAGGCGGCAAAACATTAA
- a CDS encoding lactate utilization protein produces MNTSEAKKASNRKLGESVCKALEARGFSAQYAESAEAACERALEMIEEGATVGIPGTVTVREIGLMERLEEKGCKISEHWLPDMSPAERTAALLGELQADWFVTSANALSMDGTIVNIDGAGNRVAVMSWAPGKIIYIVGINKISSDVHSAIKRARDIASPPNALRLARKTPCTATGHCMDCNSPERICRVVTLIERAPLGRECHVIIVGEELGY; encoded by the coding sequence ATGAATACATCTGAGGCAAAGAAGGCCAGCAACCGGAAGCTTGGCGAGAGTGTATGCAAAGCGCTTGAGGCGCGCGGATTCTCCGCGCAGTACGCTGAAAGCGCGGAGGCCGCCTGCGAGCGGGCTCTTGAAATGATCGAGGAAGGCGCGACAGTCGGCATCCCCGGGACGGTTACGGTGCGTGAGATCGGTCTGATGGAGCGGCTTGAGGAGAAGGGCTGCAAGATATCCGAGCACTGGCTGCCGGATATGAGCCCCGCGGAGCGTACGGCGGCGCTGCTCGGCGAACTGCAGGCCGACTGGTTTGTGACCAGCGCGAACGCGCTGTCGATGGACGGCACGATCGTGAATATCGACGGGGCGGGCAACCGGGTTGCCGTGATGTCCTGGGCGCCCGGAAAAATCATCTACATCGTCGGCATCAACAAGATCAGCTCCGACGTCCATTCGGCGATAAAACGCGCGCGCGATATCGCCTCCCCGCCCAACGCGCTTCGTCTCGCGAGAAAGACCCCCTGTACGGCGACCGGCCACTGCATGGACTGCAACAGCCCGGAGCGGATATGCCGCGTCGTGACCCTGATAGAGCGGGCGCCGCTGGGCCGCGAATGCCACGTGATAATAGTCGGTGAAGAGCTGGGGTATTAA
- a CDS encoding heavy-metal-associated domain-containing protein, translating into MEEIKLRRHSFTFGNADVVIIRAPLLRTGCAAENEERGWIIMAEFKLKIPDMSCEHCEKRIREAVSKAGGRVKSLDLKSKEVVVDIEAEADKLLYVIGEAGHNAGLI; encoded by the coding sequence ATGGAAGAGATAAAGCTGCGGCGGCATAGCTTCACCTTCGGCAACGCGGACGTCGTGATAATAAGGGCGCCCCTATTGAGAACAGGATGCGCCGCGGAAAATGAAGAGAGAGGATGGATAATCATGGCTGAATTCAAACTGAAGATACCCGATATGAGCTGCGAACACTGCGAAAAGAGGATACGCGAGGCAGTCTCAAAGGCAGGCGGCAGAGTAAAATCCCTTGACCTAAAGAGCAAAGAGGTCGTCGTCGACATCGAGGCGGAGGCCGACAAGCTGCTGTACGTCATCGGCGAAGCCGGTCATAACGCCGGGCTTATATAA
- a CDS encoding tyrosine-type recombinase/integrase, whose protein sequence is MLLKLLFCVTQLFFELRKGGVELLTEISIRSFKPGEVRYMRADGGGLYLEVLPNGSRYWWLIVRGANKKTKKYKLGDYPEVGIKTARELCVLKRREIGLSVGKPPSDLRFEELAWDWYNTKIMPLRESYRKDVKGRLENHVLPPFIGRLAASITAFDILPVVKGLDNAGFHDSARKILGIYGQIFRYGMPPMGPIMADPTAGIVKHLAPKSKKHFASLTDRRDVAKLMREITIYRSGRVRYALLFSVYTFCRPGEVAEARWSEIDFTRAEWRKPGEKMKNGEPHIVPLSKQAVEALRGEERLLAACGVSSPYVFPNTRNPEKHMTKDTVRVALRSIGYSKEELTSHGLRAMASTLLNESGLWSIDAIELQLAHTDKDHVRADYNFASKLPERTRMMQWWADELDRLRSNVKEKVKKD, encoded by the coding sequence GTGTTACTCAAATTGCTGTTTTGCGTTACGCAATTATTTTTTGAGTTACGCAAAGGGGGAGTCGAATTGCTTACGGAGATTTCTATACGGAGTTTTAAGCCCGGAGAGGTCCGGTATATGCGCGCCGACGGCGGAGGGCTTTATCTTGAGGTGCTGCCGAATGGTTCGCGGTATTGGTGGCTGATTGTTCGCGGGGCTAACAAGAAAACAAAGAAGTATAAGCTCGGCGATTATCCGGAGGTTGGCATTAAGACGGCCCGCGAGCTGTGTGTTTTGAAGCGGCGCGAGATTGGCCTGTCTGTGGGCAAGCCGCCGTCTGATTTACGGTTTGAGGAGCTTGCATGGGATTGGTATAACACAAAGATTATGCCGCTGCGTGAGAGTTACCGTAAGGACGTCAAGGGACGGCTTGAGAATCATGTATTGCCGCCGTTTATCGGCCGGCTTGCGGCTTCTATCACCGCTTTTGATATTTTGCCGGTGGTGAAGGGATTGGATAATGCGGGGTTTCATGATTCGGCGCGGAAGATTTTAGGGATTTACGGCCAGATTTTTCGTTACGGGATGCCGCCTATGGGGCCGATTATGGCGGATCCTACGGCGGGGATCGTGAAGCACCTGGCGCCTAAGAGTAAGAAGCACTTTGCCAGTCTCACGGACAGGCGCGATGTGGCTAAACTTATGAGGGAGATAACGATTTATCGCTCCGGACGCGTGCGCTACGCGCTGCTTTTTTCCGTCTATACTTTCTGCCGTCCCGGCGAGGTGGCGGAAGCGCGGTGGTCTGAGATCGATTTTACGCGCGCGGAGTGGCGTAAGCCCGGGGAGAAGATGAAGAACGGCGAGCCGCATATTGTGCCTCTTTCCAAGCAGGCGGTAGAGGCGCTTCGCGGCGAGGAGCGGCTGCTTGCCGCCTGCGGCGTGTCTTCGCCGTATGTGTTCCCTAATACCAGGAATCCGGAGAAGCATATGACTAAGGATACGGTGCGTGTTGCGCTGCGGTCGATAGGGTACTCGAAGGAGGAGCTGACGAGCCACGGGCTTCGCGCCATGGCGAGCACGCTGCTGAATGAGAGCGGCCTGTGGTCGATAGACGCTATAGAATTGCAGCTGGCTCATACGGATAAGGATCATGTGCGCGCGGATTATAATTTCGCCTCGAAGCTGCCGGAGCGGACGCGGATGATGCAGTGGTGGGCCGATGAGCTGGATCGGCTGCGGAGTAATGTTAAGGAAAAGGTTAAGAAGGATTGA